In a genomic window of uncultured Flavobacterium sp.:
- a CDS encoding sulfatase-like hydrolase/transferase has product MDLKEKLNQIGQQPDLILIITDEQRATQHFPPGWEEENLPTLTFLKQNGFSFDRAFCNTCMCSPSRATLFTGTYPAKHGVSQTLTEGGLLSPQEPTLSNSVPNIMNVLWAEGYDVQYRGKWHMSKGVAPNGTKTNYEDLTAADISLYGAMGWVAPDAGEDVNPLNFGGGYANHDAKYTAEAIQYLKEVKAQRAAGNHKPYCLVLSLVNPHDVLAYPKSAGTSGYHSSTWTGREIGLPATVNENLLENKKPMAQEQILVNMALSLGEIASQDDKLNYINFYGYLLSHVDKEIGYLINELYKEDEHGNKLADSAIVTLTSDHGEMGLAHGGLRQKTFVAYEEALRVPLVISNPILFKDHKIKQSIALATLVDIMPTFIDIANVSNPPTGLAGTSLLPVMENNTPVQHSILFTYDDIKAGSNSSWTVVKAANRIRCIRTEKWKFDYYFDAATAYFKQYELYDLINDPLEITNLAYDPAYSEIRRDLEEQLHQLEVEKLWVNMPKDVYSTTTFN; this is encoded by the coding sequence ATGGATTTAAAAGAAAAACTTAATCAAATTGGCCAACAGCCAGACCTAATTCTTATTATTACAGATGAGCAGCGTGCTACACAACATTTTCCACCTGGATGGGAGGAGGAAAATCTCCCAACTCTAACATTTCTTAAACAGAATGGTTTTAGTTTCGATAGAGCATTTTGCAATACCTGTATGTGTTCTCCCAGCCGCGCAACTTTATTTACAGGAACATATCCTGCCAAACATGGAGTCAGTCAAACTCTAACCGAAGGAGGTCTCTTATCTCCACAAGAGCCAACACTCAGTAATTCTGTTCCCAATATCATGAATGTGCTTTGGGCAGAAGGTTATGATGTGCAATACAGAGGCAAATGGCATATGAGTAAAGGAGTAGCGCCTAATGGTACTAAAACAAATTACGAAGATTTAACCGCTGCAGATATTTCGCTATATGGTGCAATGGGCTGGGTTGCTCCGGATGCCGGCGAAGATGTTAATCCGCTTAATTTTGGTGGCGGATATGCAAATCACGATGCAAAGTATACAGCCGAAGCCATACAATACCTAAAGGAAGTAAAAGCTCAAAGAGCTGCAGGAAATCATAAGCCGTACTGTCTTGTTCTTTCACTTGTTAATCCGCATGATGTATTAGCATATCCAAAATCGGCAGGAACTTCAGGATACCATTCGTCAACCTGGACCGGTAGAGAAATTGGACTTCCGGCTACTGTAAATGAAAATTTGCTTGAAAATAAAAAACCAATGGCTCAGGAACAAATTTTAGTGAATATGGCTTTAAGTCTGGGCGAAATAGCTAGTCAGGACGATAAACTAAACTACATTAATTTTTATGGTTATTTGTTAAGTCATGTAGATAAAGAAATTGGATATCTGATTAATGAACTCTATAAGGAAGATGAGCATGGAAATAAACTGGCAGATTCTGCAATTGTGACCTTAACCTCAGATCATGGAGAAATGGGGCTCGCTCACGGTGGATTGCGCCAGAAAACTTTTGTAGCCTATGAAGAAGCGTTAAGAGTGCCACTTGTTATTTCAAATCCAATATTATTTAAAGATCACAAGATAAAGCAATCAATAGCATTAGCGACATTGGTAGATATTATGCCCACTTTTATTGACATAGCAAATGTATCAAATCCGCCTACAGGACTTGCAGGTACAAGTTTACTTCCTGTAATGGAGAATAATACTCCCGTTCAGCATAGTATTTTATTTACTTATGACGACATTAAGGCTGGTTCTAATAGCAGCTGGACAGTTGTAAAAGCAGCTAATCGTATCCGTTGTATCAGAACAGAAAAATGGAAATTCGATTATTACTTTGATGCAGCAACAGCTTATTTCAAACAATATGAACTATATGATTTAATTAATGATCCATTAGAAATTACAAATCTTGCTTACGATCCGGCTTACAGCGAAATCAGAAGAGATTTAGAAGAGCAATTGCATCAGCTTGAGGTAGAAAAACTCTGGGTCAATATGCCAAAAGATGTTTATAGTACTACAACATTCAACTAA
- a CDS encoding sugar phosphate isomerase/epimerase family protein: MKIKFGASLLSWITPLWNAEAGHYAIKKTAQTGFDMIEILLPNSMDFDAITVKRQLKENNLDVACSLNLPKEAHIPFYPKEALTLICKALDKTAALDATFLGGVLHGGIGVFTGNPITDNEKEIITDVWQEAAQYAQTLGITIGIEPINRYESYCCNTAENVLELIKKTNASNLAVHLDTFHMNIEESNFYDPILNCGKLLKHMHITESNRGMPGEGTVNWNELFKALKEIDFEGNLVLENFSSDVPGMQQAVSLWQKSPHNAEELAKGSLHFLKQHLKD, translated from the coding sequence ATGAAAATAAAATTTGGAGCTTCTCTCCTATCCTGGATAACACCTCTTTGGAATGCCGAAGCTGGACATTATGCTATAAAAAAAACAGCTCAAACTGGTTTCGATATGATTGAAATCCTACTTCCTAATAGTATGGATTTTGATGCAATAACAGTAAAAAGACAACTTAAAGAAAATAATCTTGATGTTGCCTGTTCCTTAAACCTGCCCAAAGAAGCACATATTCCTTTTTATCCTAAAGAAGCATTAACATTGATTTGTAAAGCATTGGATAAAACCGCTGCTTTGGATGCTACTTTTTTAGGAGGTGTACTTCACGGAGGAATTGGAGTATTTACAGGAAATCCAATTACAGATAATGAAAAAGAAATCATTACAGATGTTTGGCAAGAAGCTGCTCAATATGCTCAAACACTTGGAATTACAATTGGTATAGAACCTATCAACCGTTATGAAAGTTATTGTTGCAATACGGCAGAAAATGTACTCGAACTCATAAAAAAAACAAATGCATCAAATCTTGCAGTTCATCTGGATACCTTTCATATGAATATTGAAGAAAGTAATTTTTATGATCCGATTTTAAACTGCGGAAAATTACTAAAACACATGCACATTACCGAAAGCAACCGTGGAATGCCCGGAGAAGGAACTGTTAATTGGAATGAACTCTTTAAAGCTCTTAAAGAAATTGATTTTGAAGGAAATCTTGTCTTGGAAAATTTTTCATCAGATGTACCGGGAATGCAGCAGGCGGTTTCTTTATGGCAGAAATCTCCGCATAATGCAGAAGAATTGGCTAAAGGAAGTCTTCATTTTCTAAAACAGCATTTAAAAGATTAA
- a CDS encoding carbohydrate porin — MISVFYRFITLGILLLFSISVKSQIVISNKNFSFGTTGRIGFGYSPDIEGHTGRQLNLLNQGSLGGRMDQGDYVDLLPAFHFMPVNANKEQTAIDFQVRLAFYSSNGTFLGNVNSGSTDGMIVSLPEAFVEARNIVGSQWSVWAGARYMRYDDVHIADYFYFDDHSSQGFGIKYKKSSFSMFFPAAIDTTSSGMGTPYSYSNIITGNKSLTYRQREVMVAEHSFNLSRKHIVKLLAEYHHVPAVTKNATPTYPSDNGFVAGIKINSELETKKIGSFNQFSMRYGTGIANGGDNGNTQTWRTFGAPGTDDKTYKGAYSFTMVEHLMLNLSDRISVNPYAVYTQSKGGAARMDKAPDFYNRDIYNYKTDLAIGTRVIYYMSNWFHLVSELHYTARQDGNNPTASMVKFALAPTIVPTAERSPWARPHLRFIAEVSRYNDYAKNAMYSPFLQQAGQKRFGTYFGVRSEWWIF, encoded by the coding sequence ATGATATCTGTTTTTTACAGGTTTATAACATTAGGAATCTTACTGTTATTTTCTATTTCTGTTAAAAGTCAGATTGTTATCAGCAATAAAAACTTCTCATTTGGAACTACCGGAAGAATAGGATTTGGTTATTCTCCGGACATTGAAGGTCACACAGGAAGACAGTTGAATCTTTTAAATCAGGGTTCTCTTGGCGGAAGAATGGATCAAGGCGATTATGTAGATTTACTGCCTGCCTTTCATTTTATGCCGGTAAATGCTAATAAAGAGCAAACGGCTATTGACTTTCAGGTAAGACTTGCATTTTATTCTTCTAACGGTACATTTTTAGGAAACGTAAATTCAGGATCTACAGATGGGATGATTGTTAGTTTACCCGAAGCATTTGTAGAAGCGCGTAATATTGTTGGAAGTCAATGGAGCGTTTGGGCGGGAGCAAGATACATGCGTTACGATGATGTTCACATTGCCGATTATTTTTATTTTGACGATCATTCCTCTCAGGGATTTGGAATCAAATATAAAAAAAGCTCGTTTTCAATGTTTTTTCCCGCTGCTATTGATACTACATCTTCGGGTATGGGAACGCCTTATTCTTATTCTAATATTATAACAGGCAATAAGTCACTAACCTATCGTCAACGCGAAGTTATGGTTGCCGAACATAGTTTTAATTTATCGCGAAAACATATTGTAAAATTATTGGCAGAATATCACCATGTACCGGCAGTGACTAAAAATGCAACTCCCACCTATCCATCTGATAATGGATTTGTGGCAGGAATTAAAATAAATTCGGAGCTTGAAACAAAAAAAATAGGATCTTTTAATCAGTTTTCTATGCGTTATGGAACCGGAATTGCCAATGGTGGAGACAATGGAAATACGCAAACCTGGCGTACTTTTGGCGCTCCGGGAACTGATGATAAAACCTATAAAGGAGCTTATTCTTTTACAATGGTAGAGCATCTTATGCTGAATCTTTCCGATAGAATAAGTGTTAATCCATATGCTGTTTATACTCAAAGCAAAGGCGGAGCAGCCAGAATGGATAAAGCGCCTGATTTTTATAACCGGGATATTTACAACTATAAAACAGATTTAGCGATAGGTACAAGAGTAATTTATTACATGAGCAATTGGTTTCATCTCGTCTCTGAACTGCATTATACGGCACGTCAAGACGGTAATAATCCCACAGCTTCAATGGTAAAATTTGCGCTTGCTCCAACTATCGTTCCTACTGCCGAGCGAAGTCCGTGGGCGCGACCGCATTTGAGATTTATTGCCGAAGTTTCCCGCTATAATGATTATGCAAAAAATGCTATGTATTCACCTTTTTTACAACAAGCAGGTCAAAAAAGATTTGGTACTTATTTTGGTGTCCGATCTGAATGGTGGATATTTTAA
- a CDS encoding sugar MFS transporter codes for MSQAKFTEKKYTITFIFVTSLFLFWAIAITMGDVLNKHFQNVLHISKSESGLVQLSIFGAYAVMGIPAGLFMKKYGYKKGVLLGLILYALGAFLFIPAAQNESFSFFRAALFILASGLATLETVAHPFVASLGDERTSDQRINFAQSFNGLGAIIGPLVGGFFILNTKGTEGLESVKTLYMIIGFVILAIALAFWFVKVPALKDPHAEQAENTIDSVNLDVVPNAPLHRQRHFMWAVAAQFFNIGAQGGTWAYFINYGVEKTGLPDNQVAYYFSLSMAMMMIGRFIGTFLMRYIAPNKLLALYSICNMLLCVIISQNFGWVSFGALIMLNFFLSVMYPTIFSLGLKKLGNKTEQASSFLVMAMFGGAVFPPIMGFVANTNIAYAYLLPIVCYVVILLFAVKYYKPKTLGLGELAINKSSI; via the coding sequence ATGTCACAAGCTAAATTTACAGAAAAAAAATATACTATTACGTTCATATTTGTAACCTCATTATTTCTATTTTGGGCGATTGCCATTACAATGGGAGATGTACTGAACAAACATTTTCAGAATGTTTTACACATTAGTAAATCAGAATCCGGACTGGTACAATTGTCTATTTTTGGCGCTTATGCCGTTATGGGAATTCCGGCTGGTTTGTTCATGAAAAAATACGGTTACAAAAAAGGAGTTTTACTAGGACTAATTTTATATGCTTTAGGTGCTTTTTTATTCATTCCGGCTGCTCAAAACGAATCATTTTCTTTTTTCAGAGCTGCTTTATTTATACTCGCTTCCGGACTTGCAACTCTTGAAACCGTAGCGCATCCTTTCGTCGCTTCACTTGGAGACGAACGCACAAGCGACCAGCGAATCAATTTTGCACAATCATTTAATGGTTTAGGTGCTATAATTGGCCCTTTGGTTGGTGGTTTTTTCATACTAAATACAAAAGGTACTGAAGGTCTGGAATCTGTTAAAACACTTTACATGATTATTGGCTTTGTAATTCTGGCTATCGCATTGGCTTTTTGGTTTGTAAAAGTACCAGCTCTAAAAGATCCGCATGCAGAACAAGCAGAAAACACAATTGATTCAGTAAACCTCGATGTAGTACCTAACGCACCATTACATCGTCAGCGTCATTTTATGTGGGCTGTAGCTGCGCAGTTCTTTAACATTGGAGCACAAGGCGGAACTTGGGCTTATTTTATCAATTATGGTGTAGAAAAAACAGGTCTTCCTGACAATCAGGTGGCTTACTATTTTTCATTAAGTATGGCTATGATGATGATTGGGCGTTTTATTGGTACATTTTTAATGCGCTACATTGCGCCAAACAAATTATTGGCTTTATACAGCATTTGCAATATGTTACTTTGCGTGATTATTTCACAAAATTTCGGATGGGTTTCGTTTGGAGCTTTAATCATGCTTAACTTCTTTTTAAGTGTAATGTATCCAACTATTTTCAGTTTGGGATTAAAAAAACTTGGGAATAAAACAGAACAAGCTTCTTCTTTCTTAGTTATGGCAATGTTTGGCGGAGCAGTATTCCCTCCTATTATGGGATTTGTAGCCAATACAAATATTGCTTATGCTTATCTTTTACCAATAGTTTGTTATGTGGTTATCCTGTTATTTGCTGTCAAATATTACAAGCCAAAAACACTAGGATTAGGAGAACTTGCAATAAATAAAAGCAGTATATGA
- a CDS encoding carbohydrate kinase, whose translation MKEQTTKSSIYCYGEVLWDIFPDGARAGGAPFNVAYNLMRMGVDAHMISRIGNDKLGRDLMKQLSDWNIATENTQIDNQYPTGTVLAHIDEHNEAHYDITEPVAWDFIEYRDDQINKVSNAAAFVFGSLITRGEKSRNTLFQLLEIAKFKVFDVNIRPPFFSVPVVKELLYKADLVKMNKAELRLILEFLGRDYVNEDDSIRYIQDEFNINEVLISKGSKGAIYYNGDDHYQALAVPVKIADTVGSGDAFLAGFLSKRITNSSPEEIMAQAVALGGFITSKEGACPSYTLTDFNAFRQDHKLISSSI comes from the coding sequence ATGAAAGAACAAACAACTAAATCATCCATATACTGCTATGGAGAAGTACTTTGGGATATATTCCCTGACGGAGCACGCGCTGGAGGAGCACCTTTTAATGTAGCTTACAATTTGATGAGAATGGGAGTCGATGCCCACATGATAAGCCGAATTGGAAATGATAAACTAGGTCGCGATCTCATGAAACAGTTATCTGACTGGAATATCGCTACTGAAAATACACAAATCGACAACCAATATCCTACCGGAACTGTATTGGCTCATATAGACGAACATAATGAAGCACATTATGATATTACAGAACCTGTTGCGTGGGATTTTATCGAATATAGAGACGACCAAATTAATAAAGTTAGTAATGCTGCTGCCTTTGTTTTTGGAAGTCTTATTACCAGAGGAGAAAAATCTAGAAATACACTTTTTCAGCTTTTGGAAATAGCTAAATTCAAAGTTTTTGATGTCAATATAAGACCTCCTTTCTTTTCTGTTCCTGTGGTCAAAGAACTTCTTTATAAAGCAGATTTGGTTAAGATGAACAAAGCTGAATTGAGACTTATACTAGAATTTTTAGGAAGAGATTATGTCAATGAAGATGATAGCATTCGCTACATACAAGACGAGTTTAATATAAATGAAGTTCTGATAAGTAAAGGCAGTAAAGGCGCTATTTATTATAACGGAGACGATCATTATCAGGCTTTGGCAGTTCCTGTAAAAATAGCCGATACTGTAGGAAGTGGTGACGCGTTTCTGGCAGGATTTCTCTCTAAGAGAATTACCAATTCAAGTCCGGAAGAAATTATGGCACAAGCCGTTGCATTAGGAGGTTTTATTACTTCAAAAGAAGGCGCTTGCCCTTCTTATACCTTAACGGATTTTAATGCTTTCCGCCAAGATCACAAACTAATTTCTTCTTCAATTTAA
- a CDS encoding LacI family DNA-binding transcriptional regulator, whose protein sequence is MKKVSIKDVALKAGVSIASVSYVLNNKPNGRIGKETTEKVIKAAEELNYRANTAAKNLKTQRTNIIGLIVADIANPYFSQIARIIENEATKKGYTLIIGSSDENKEKFESLVSMFYHRQAEGLIIAPVENSEACLQRLQKQNIPFVFIDRYLPKIKADNIQINNYEISYNVTQHLIKEKRSNILIVAYDSTLDHLMQRTKGFKDALKKYNIAYNDHNILNINKDHIDEDIDKGFNTIFQGNTKPDAVFFVSNKLAVSGLKKIMKLGIAVPNDLAVVAFDETEAYELFSVPLSYVSQPLTDIGISAVEVLHNKIKDPQLPVQNITLEAQIHIKASSKIQ, encoded by the coding sequence GTGAAAAAAGTTTCCATAAAAGATGTAGCATTAAAAGCGGGTGTGTCTATCGCCTCGGTTTCTTATGTGCTTAATAATAAGCCCAACGGCCGCATTGGAAAAGAAACTACAGAAAAGGTTATCAAAGCAGCCGAAGAATTAAATTATCGTGCCAATACTGCTGCAAAAAATCTAAAAACACAACGAACTAATATTATCGGACTTATTGTGGCTGATATTGCCAATCCCTATTTCTCACAAATAGCCCGAATAATAGAAAACGAAGCCACTAAAAAAGGATACACGCTTATTATAGGAAGTTCTGACGAAAATAAAGAAAAATTTGAAAGTCTTGTCAGCATGTTTTATCACCGTCAAGCGGAAGGATTAATTATTGCGCCTGTTGAAAATTCAGAAGCTTGTTTGCAAAGATTACAAAAGCAAAATATTCCGTTTGTTTTCATAGACCGTTATCTTCCAAAGATTAAGGCAGACAATATTCAGATTAACAATTATGAAATCAGTTATAATGTTACGCAACATCTTATCAAAGAAAAACGAAGCAATATACTTATCGTAGCTTATGATTCAACGCTGGATCATTTGATGCAACGAACAAAGGGTTTTAAAGATGCCTTGAAGAAATACAACATAGCTTACAACGATCATAATATATTGAATATTAACAAGGATCACATTGATGAGGATATTGATAAAGGTTTCAATACTATATTTCAAGGCAATACCAAACCTGATGCTGTATTTTTTGTAAGTAATAAACTGGCGGTTTCAGGCTTAAAAAAGATCATGAAACTTGGAATTGCTGTACCCAATGATCTTGCTGTTGTGGCTTTTGATGAAACGGAAGCATACGAACTTTTCAGCGTGCCATTATCCTACGTAAGTCAGCCTTTGACTGATATTGGAATTTCAGCAGTTGAAGTCCTTCATAATAAAATTAAAGATCCGCAGCTTCCTGTACAAAATATTACACTAGAAGCTCAAATACACATTAAAGCCTCTTCAAAAATTCAATAA
- a CDS encoding DUF2256 domain-containing protein — protein sequence MRKLKKENLPTKICPVCNRPFSWRKKWEKVWDEVKYCSDKCRMNK from the coding sequence ATGCGAAAATTAAAAAAAGAAAATCTGCCCACCAAGATCTGTCCGGTTTGTAATCGTCCTTTTTCCTGGAGAAAGAAATGGGAAAAAGTTTGGGATGAAGTTAAATATTGTAGTGATAAATGCAGAATGAATAAATAA